The Eremothecium gossypii ATCC 10895 chromosome VII, complete sequence nucleotide sequence ATTGTCCTCTAATATTGCTCACTATGCTCTTACTTTCCTTTGAAGATGAGCCGGCAATCACCAAGCAAAAGTATCGACTCTGCAATGCACTCGCGGATATTATTCCAGACAAGGCATACCTCCCCCTATCTCTTTCTGCTTTGGTGGGCGAGGAGGGCAAGAGTAGCGTGGAATTGTTGTCCGCCATTACAAACTTTTACATTGCTGAAGCCAATCCTCTGGTGCCGAACTCTGCAGACAAAATGCCACCGTTCCCCCCCGCGGACTTGGCTTTCCTGATCACTGAAAAAGTGTACCTTTTGCTTTTGAAGAGTTTGGAGACTGGATGCATGGTTAATGAAATGTCACATTTGTATGTTTCGCTAATTGGGAAAATACCTACGCAGCCTGATGCTGAGGACAAGGCTACCGAGGCAGACCAAGCATTGGTTTCACAAATATTTTCCCTGGGCCAGAAGCTTGACGAAGATAATTCGAAAGACAGTATCTTCGGTATTGTGGTGCTGTATTCGGACTACCTAGCCCACCAGGTGGACCTTATCGATTCACTGAAAATACTAAAAATGATTGTCGACTGCTTGTGGCATTACCTTCTGGACCCAAACCGGCAAATGGAAGCCATTAGATGTTTATTAGCCTTGAATAGAGGTATCTCTAAACAACATATCGAGGGCGCCCTGACCAGCGCGTTCATTAGAGAAAAGGACATTGCCGCAAAGCTTACTGTCCTTGACGCACTGTGGACTAAATTGGAGAACGATATTGGTATGATCAGAAGGCCGCTACAGCTTATGTTTGATGAATTGTTCGATGAACAGCACCTATCCTATCTGCACGTATCCAAGTGGATAGTATCTGTCATCAATGCGAATGCCTCGAATAGGCTATTCCAAGTTCTGGCGGATAATCTGCTGTCGTTTGATTTTTTGATGAAAGAAACACTGACTGAATTGGATGACCTTGATCTTTTTACCTATCATGTTCAAACTGTGACAAATGTTCTGAGAACAGAGCAATCCGTTCTTCTCAAATCCTTCAGTCTCGAACTGACCTCATTGCACTCATTTGAACAGTGGCGAGAGGAGGATGTCTCAACATACAAGGGACTTACCATCGGAATCCTTCTTAGATTTTTAAACTTGGAGAATAATACGCATGGTAGAAGTATTAGAAGCGCCCTGATTTTATTAGATACACTGATTGACGGTACTGAACAGAATTTTAAGGCAATTGTTACCAGTTTACTGCAGTTGTCAACCAAATACATTAAGATAAAAGTCCCCGAGTCGGAACTGATCATTGTGTCCCTGTTGAGTATTGTGTCCAAGATATTATCTCTGTCACACAAGAATGACATTAAGTTGGATATATTTGATGACAATAGTTCGCACATTAACTACATTGACTTTTTAGTGTCAAGCATTGCGAATATTGAGTCGCCTTTAACTGTCTCCTCTTATGTTCAGTTATTGTCCGAAAGCATCATCTACTTCCAGCATTCCATCTTCAACATCATTCTACCACTGTCTTCCTCACTCACGCAATGTATTGAAAGGTTATTTTATCAATCTGAGGATAAGGGTAAGAATTACAAGTCTTTCTCTTTATTAATTGATGGGCTGGAAGAACTTTTGGAAGTATCACATGGGTATCTGATGGCAGGTGAAAACAATGGCTATCTGAACGGGCCCAATTCCAAGAACGATTTCCTACAGAGCATGGTGTCAAATGTATTTTCAAACGATCCTTCAAACTCTACCTCGAAGCTCCAGGGAGAGCGCGAGGTGGTATTCCAGTCATACAAGAGGGCGATCGACTGCAGTTTTGGAATCTGGATATGGGCACAGAATATCTCGAATAGTAGGGCTCTACCACCTGATCATTGTGTGGGGGATCCAGAATACAGCGAGTCTGCCCACCAACTGTCATACAAGTACAAGTTCAAAACCAAGAAATTGATCGACAAGCTGTTCACACTTGAACCATTAGAGATTCTAGAAAATTTAATATCCTATAGAATGGATGATTTAACCATAACTCTGACGCATGTTCTCGATGGTAACAGGCCTGTTTTGACTTTACCTCACTTGATGCTGAGCGTTGTGAGCAAGTGCAATAAGGCAACCACGGTGACGTTTTCCTCTATTGCTTCGAGAAAATCATCTGACCACCTAGTCACTGCCGCCAAGCTAGAACCAAAACAAGTATTGGCCTTTATTATCGAATATGTGCGCAGCCTGGAGAACGCGGCCATTGAGGATTTCTACAACGACTTCCTTGTTTTCATAAAAGAGGTTTCACAGAATTATTCGCAATATGAGCAGCTCAGTTATCAGCTTCTCATCCTGATAGCCATCATTTCTGAAAAGATTGCGCATTCGCAATTTGGGCAGCAGAAGCGAGTACGTAAAGAGGTCAGCGATGTCTTTGTGAAGTATTTGACTTCGACATTGGCCGAGGACATCGTAGCAAAAAACGGCGTGTGCGAAGCCAACTACCAAGACATTCTATTCATATTGGCCAGGCTCCAGTATATTGTAAATGAATCGCCTCAGGGCGACCGCTTCGGGGCTTGTGTCTCCACCATCGTCTCTCACTGTGTGTCGCCGCTGTTGAAACAAGGGAAACTAGAGGTAAGCTCGCCCGGCTTCATGGAGCTGCTCTTGGCCATTGCACCTGTTGGGGCTAAGGTACGCAACTGGAAGACCCTCCTAAACGACATCTTCACGGATAATACAAAGCTAAGCATGTGCCTCAAGGAAGACAGATGGAACCAGGTTATCTACGAATGGAGCCAATATCCAGACAATCAGGACAAATTGATCAGTGACCTGCTACTAGCAATTGGACAAAAAGGGAACGTTATCACCCCCACAATAAACCCCTTCCAAGGCTGGGCCGAGTCTGAGGTCGACTTGAAGTGCA carries:
- the DOP1 gene encoding Dop1p (Syntenic homolog of Saccharomyces cerevisiae YDR141C (DOP1)), producing MSLPLKPLSIDSNFKRLDSKQSKYHQNVQKALQHFDAVTEWADYISSLGKLLKALQSWTPQFQNVKYYVPFPYQVSRRLASSLSPDLPSGVHLKTLDVYIFIFEKIGMEALSKECNIWVAGILPLMAYASISVKSPVIELYEKYLIRLPPSMLRLLAKPLIASLLPGVDDESSEFQPMVLGLLDDLRRNLGDDSLFWQSCFMIMLSLRNRRLGGLVWMTKRLPSLNAVPHLVSQYQQQAAEGNGDVQDKKQQRQAALALLLPESRCIVSPEPGLLIRSLVNSLREENELLIQRGILDLLAQRIHLHSPVLQTLVTKADRELLIMSCCKTMLKKDMSLNRRIWNWLLGPSSRVQQADTPLNDYFPKYGLESLMNGIIAMIGSESELPNAFKICLALMDRWEIGSRIVPHLFIKLMKAADKFKESKHVITVASMFFDSIETTVIWGSCYEAITQKHDYDLLEFLLSTFNVATDEEIVVRHCPLILLTMLLLSFEDEPAITKQKYRLCNALADIIPDKAYLPLSLSALVGEEGKSSVELLSAITNFYIAEANPLVPNSADKMPPFPPADLAFLITEKVYLLLLKSLETGCMVNEMSHLYVSLIGKIPTQPDAEDKATEADQALVSQIFSLGQKLDEDNSKDSIFGIVVLYSDYLAHQVDLIDSLKILKMIVDCLWHYLLDPNRQMEAIRCLLALNRGISKQHIEGALTSAFIREKDIAAKLTVLDALWTKLENDIGMIRRPLQLMFDELFDEQHLSYLHVSKWIVSVINANASNRLFQVLADNLLSFDFLMKETLTELDDLDLFTYHVQTVTNVLRTEQSVLLKSFSLELTSLHSFEQWREEDVSTYKGLTIGILLRFLNLENNTHGRSIRSALILLDTLIDGTEQNFKAIVTSLLQLSTKYIKIKVPESELIIVSLLSIVSKILSLSHKNDIKLDIFDDNSSHINYIDFLVSSIANIESPLTVSSYVQLLSESIIYFQHSIFNIILPLSSSLTQCIERLFYQSEDKGKNYKSFSLLIDGLEELLEVSHGYLMAGENNGYLNGPNSKNDFLQSMVSNVFSNDPSNSTSKLQGEREVVFQSYKRAIDCSFGIWIWAQNISNSRALPPDHCVGDPEYSESAHQLSYKYKFKTKKLIDKLFTLEPLEILENLISYRMDDLTITLTHVLDGNRPVLTLPHLMLSVVSKCNKATTVTFSSIASRKSSDHLVTAAKLEPKQVLAFIIEYVRSLENAAIEDFYNDFLVFIKEVSQNYSQYEQLSYQLLILIAIISEKIAHSQFGQQKRVRKEVSDVFVKYLTSTLAEDIVAKNGVCEANYQDILFILARLQYIVNESPQGDRFGACVSTIVSHCVSPLLKQGKLEVSSPGFMELLLAIAPVGAKVRNWKTLLNDIFTDNTKLSMCLKEDRWNQVIYEWSQYPDNQDKLISDLLLAIGQKGNVITPTINPFQGWAESEVDLKCKQMVKLAYLLLIAPPDTYLLYFKQLMSQLEDYLFSTDTPLKANCFILLRAVFLCIEQMHIADYWSMISHGLQTGLQAFYESLQIQEPIDAHLVLHMCKCLDLLLVLNIEDFSATNEWLFIIDTINCIYKTDPFMALIDEISECKDYTGSHIADIELAAGDARLPLLCGIRRVDSHLALRTFFHNLSYSHYETSYSLKPIDQAACCRDVAADILAAISTTN